One window of the Desulfuromonas acetexigens genome contains the following:
- a CDS encoding type II toxin-antitoxin system RelE/ParE family toxin, translating into MTPATLRVTGNFSRNLDGIEAFLREVDATQVFAELLDDLFAEVFPALERFPEMGADFFHHPPTCRETQVRTQQLRRRLGPETSLREVLRGDYLLLYAHRERDIFLLAIRHHRQLSFDLSGHWPD; encoded by the coding sequence GTGACCCCGGCAACCCTGCGCGTCACCGGCAATTTTTCGCGCAATCTCGACGGCATCGAAGCCTTTCTGCGCGAGGTCGACGCCACCCAAGTCTTTGCCGAACTGCTCGACGACCTCTTTGCCGAAGTCTTCCCGGCCCTTGAGCGCTTCCCCGAGATGGGCGCCGATTTCTTTCACCATCCGCCGACCTGCCGCGAAACCCAAGTCCGAACCCAACAGCTGCGCCGCCGCCTGGGTCCGGAGACCAGCCTGCGCGAAGTGCTTCGCGGCGACTACCTGCTCCTCTACGCCCATCGCGAACGGGACATCTTCCTGCTCGCCATCCGCCACCACCGCCAGCTCTCCTTCGATCTCTCCGGACACTGGCCGGACTGA
- a CDS encoding DUF2845 domain-containing protein: MKNIFFTIALLILASPALADSVRCRGQIIEPGVSKYEVLKYCGTPDHVAPIGSTTIKSNNVKVETRTDEWFYEKLDYGKDYVIIINGTQVSSVKQLD; this comes from the coding sequence ATGAAAAACATTTTCTTCACTATCGCCCTTCTCATCCTCGCCTCTCCGGCCCTAGCCGATTCGGTCCGCTGCCGGGGGCAGATCATCGAACCCGGCGTCTCGAAATACGAGGTGCTGAAATACTGCGGCACCCCCGATCACGTCGCCCCCATCGGCAGCACCACAATCAAATCCAACAACGTCAAGGTCGAAACCCGCACCGACGAATGGTTTTACGAAAAACTCGACTACGGCAAGGATTATGTCATCATTATCAACGGTACACAGGTTTCGTCCGTGAAACAGCTGGATTGA
- a CDS encoding NAD(P)/FAD-dependent oxidoreductase, whose protein sequence is MADHFDIVIVGNSAAGLQALRVLRKHDRARSILLVDREDRPAYSRVLTPYFIGGKTERENLFIVDQAFYRELGITTRFGRTATSLDVDGHTLTLDDGAEISFGQLLLAVGSEARPLAVQSGRVSVLRHLDDADRLARFLPGARAIAALGAGLVSLPLLSHAPAETEKHLIVGSNRIFSRLLDAESAQFLEERFVAAGLQLHKRDDIAELRDDGRLALTLNSGKNLTVDLLIVGKGVQPNTDLARRAGLAVGDGIRVDACCRAGHPHIYAAGDCAEGADFVTGEPTVQGNWLTAVEQGEVAALNMLGRDCRYEGSLKNNISEIFGTDLAVVGYCGDDAPAARVFCDGANGRYRKLFLDGQKRLLGAVLVGESNDAGVYYHLIKSRAPLPEAAHLSGTNRYAGLVRDW, encoded by the coding sequence GTGGCTGACCATTTCGACATCGTCATCGTCGGCAACAGCGCCGCCGGCTTGCAGGCCTTGCGCGTTCTGCGCAAGCATGACCGCGCGCGTTCCATCCTGCTGGTCGACCGCGAGGACCGCCCCGCCTATTCGCGGGTGCTCACCCCCTATTTCATCGGCGGCAAGACCGAACGGGAGAACCTCTTCATCGTCGATCAGGCCTTCTACCGGGAGCTCGGCATCACCACCCGCTTCGGCCGGACGGCGACGTCCCTTGACGTCGACGGCCACACCCTGACCCTCGATGACGGCGCCGAGATCTCATTCGGCCAACTGCTCCTCGCCGTCGGCAGCGAGGCCCGGCCCCTGGCGGTTCAGTCCGGGCGCGTCTCGGTGCTGCGCCATCTCGACGACGCCGACCGCCTGGCCCGTTTTCTCCCCGGTGCCCGCGCCATCGCCGCCCTCGGCGCCGGGCTGGTGAGCCTGCCCCTGCTTTCCCACGCCCCGGCGGAAACGGAAAAACACCTGATCGTCGGATCAAACCGGATTTTCAGCCGCCTGCTCGACGCCGAATCCGCCCAATTCCTCGAAGAGCGTTTCGTCGCCGCCGGTTTGCAACTGCACAAGCGGGACGACATCGCCGAGCTGAGGGATGACGGTCGCCTTGCCCTCACACTGAACTCGGGCAAGAACCTGACCGTCGATCTGCTCATCGTCGGCAAGGGGGTCCAGCCCAATACCGATCTGGCACGGCGGGCGGGATTGGCGGTGGGGGACGGCATCCGCGTCGATGCCTGTTGCCGCGCCGGCCATCCCCACATCTACGCCGCCGGCGACTGCGCCGAAGGGGCGGATTTCGTCACCGGCGAGCCGACGGTGCAGGGCAACTGGCTGACCGCCGTCGAACAGGGGGAGGTCGCCGCCCTGAACATGCTCGGCCGCGACTGCCGCTACGAGGGGAGTCTGAAGAACAACATCAGCGAGATCTTCGGCACCGATCTGGCGGTGGTCGGCTACTGCGGCGACGACGCTCCGGCCGCCCGAGTCTTTTGTGACGGCGCGAATGGCCGTTACCGCAAGCTCTTTCTCGACGGGCAGAAGCGCCTGCTCGGTGCTGTCCTTGTCGGCGAAAGTAACGACGCCGGGGTCTACTATCATCTGATAAAATCCCGCGCCCCCCTCCCCGAAGCCGCCCACCTTTCCGGCACCAACCGCTACGCCGGATTGGTCCGGGACTGGTAA
- a CDS encoding sensor domain-containing protein, translating into MLLHDDTHDAPLNEQDDSHFSQAVLDALPHPVLIKDRNGHYLRCNRELEQWLGLTKAQIIGRTLREIAPNEYQDQCMQMDRAVLKDGGIHSCEGQLRLADGDERQFVALKSPLLGPNGDIDGVVTTFLNISELKSSQRELQEHGLLWNTILNEMQDAVAIIDSRSFRILNANKEFVRLFGTTAETAVGLRCHDLVFPPSAPFRQDGHNLCPLREAILTKKPVVMEHHIFTSEGKETWLDIATSPIFDETGEVRQLVHVCRDITARKEAAKQIETLAYFDSLTGLPNRVLFLDRLKQALHLARRENRSLGVIFLDLDNFKKINDTLGHKAGDQVLKIVAERLKGNVRKSDTLSRPGGDEFVLFLSSANEVREILTTINHFQQILSAPINLAGMEVFISGSIGIALYPNDGESADELLKHAELAMYEAKGTGGGTFRFYSREMNRRASKRLQVEVDLHRALREQEFFLLYQPQVDAVSGRVSGIEALTRWRHPSLGTVPPDQFIPLAEETGLILPMGEWTLRQACLQTRRWQEQGFNDLRLGVNLSPIQFKRSNVPAMVRKVLAETGFDPHDLELEITEGVLLQKDKGRSECLRELKNMGVSLAIDDFGTGYSSLSYLKHFPIDRIKVAQEFVREIPASIEHLEIIRAIVAMARSLKLNIIAEGVETREQLELITEMGIEDIQGFYFSRPLPGEDVLPFVRRSASREVPLPT; encoded by the coding sequence ATGCTTTTGCACGACGATACCCATGACGCGCCTCTGAACGAACAGGATGATTCGCACTTCTCCCAGGCGGTTCTCGACGCCTTGCCCCATCCGGTCCTGATCAAGGACAGAAACGGTCACTACCTGCGGTGCAATCGCGAACTGGAACAATGGCTCGGCCTGACGAAAGCGCAGATCATCGGCCGCACCCTGCGCGAAATCGCTCCGAACGAGTATCAGGACCAGTGCATGCAAATGGACCGGGCGGTTCTCAAAGACGGCGGTATCCACTCCTGCGAAGGCCAGCTGCGCCTGGCCGACGGCGACGAGCGGCAATTCGTCGCCCTCAAGTCCCCCCTACTCGGCCCCAACGGCGACATTGACGGCGTCGTCACCACCTTCCTCAATATCTCCGAACTCAAGTCTTCGCAGCGCGAGTTGCAGGAACATGGCCTCCTCTGGAACACCATTCTCAATGAAATGCAGGATGCCGTGGCGATCATCGATAGTCGCTCCTTCCGGATTCTCAATGCCAACAAAGAGTTCGTCCGCCTTTTCGGCACGACTGCCGAAACCGCCGTCGGCCTGCGCTGCCACGACCTCGTCTTTCCCCCTTCCGCCCCCTTCCGCCAGGACGGTCATAACCTGTGCCCCCTGAGAGAAGCGATCCTGACGAAGAAGCCGGTGGTGATGGAACATCACATCTTTACTTCCGAAGGGAAGGAAACTTGGCTGGATATCGCCACCTCGCCGATCTTCGACGAAACCGGCGAGGTCCGCCAGCTGGTCCATGTCTGCCGCGACATCACCGCCCGCAAGGAAGCGGCGAAACAGATCGAAACGCTGGCCTATTTCGATTCCCTGACGGGCCTGCCGAACCGCGTCCTCTTTCTCGATCGGCTGAAGCAGGCGTTGCACCTGGCCCGGCGCGAAAATCGTTCCCTCGGCGTCATCTTCCTCGATCTGGACAATTTCAAAAAGATCAACGACACCCTGGGGCACAAAGCCGGCGATCAGGTTCTGAAAATCGTCGCCGAACGGCTCAAGGGGAACGTGCGCAAAAGCGACACCCTGAGCCGCCCCGGCGGAGACGAATTCGTTTTGTTTCTTTCCTCGGCAAACGAAGTGCGCGAAATTCTTACAACCATCAATCACTTCCAACAAATTCTGTCGGCACCGATCAATCTCGCCGGGATGGAAGTCTTCATCAGCGGCAGCATCGGTATCGCCCTTTATCCCAACGACGGAGAGTCCGCCGACGAGTTGCTGAAGCATGCGGAACTGGCCATGTACGAGGCCAAGGGCACCGGCGGCGGAACCTTCCGCTTCTATTCCCGCGAGATGAACCGCCGGGCCTCGAAACGTCTGCAAGTGGAAGTCGATCTGCACCGCGCTCTGCGCGAACAGGAATTTTTTCTTCTGTATCAGCCCCAGGTTGACGCCGTCAGCGGCCGGGTCAGCGGCATTGAGGCCCTGACCCGCTGGCGACATCCCTCTTTGGGCACGGTCCCGCCGGACCAGTTCATCCCCCTGGCGGAAGAAACCGGACTGATCCTGCCCATGGGGGAATGGACCCTGCGCCAGGCCTGCCTGCAAACCCGCCGCTGGCAGGAGCAGGGATTCAACGATTTGCGCCTGGGCGTCAATCTTTCCCCGATCCAGTTCAAGCGTTCCAATGTTCCGGCCATGGTACGGAAAGTTCTCGCCGAAACCGGCTTCGACCCGCACGATCTGGAACTGGAAATTACCGAAGGCGTGCTGCTGCAGAAGGATAAAGGCCGAAGCGAATGCCTGCGTGAACTCAAGAACATGGGGGTCTCCCTGGCCATTGACGACTTCGGCACCGGCTATTCGTCGCTGAGCTACCTCAAGCATTTTCCCATCGACCGGATCAAGGTGGCTCAGGAGTTTGTGCGGGAAATTCCCGCCAGTATCGAGCATCTGGAAATCATCCGCGCCATCGTCGCCATGGCCAGAAGCCTGAAACTCAACATCATCGCCGAAGGGGTGGAAACCCGTGAGCAACTGGAACTGATCACCGAGATGGGGATTGAAGACATCCAGGGTTTCTATTTTTCCCGCCCCCTTCCCGGCGAGGACGTCCTTCCCTTTGTCCGACGGAGCGCTTCACGAGAAGTTCCCCTGCCGACCTGA
- a CDS encoding NAD(P)H-quinone oxidoreductase produces the protein MRAVVMDGFGGVEVMRVDEVPKPTPKENEVLIKVAATSINRPDLVQREGKYPAPPGDSEILGLEVSGIIESVGSAVSEWKPGDRVLALVGGGGYAEYAVAYANHVMPMPSSMSFEEAACVCESYITAFLNVFMIGELKNGQTAILHGGGGGVNTAALQLANALTPQVKKIVTAHPSKLERVKQLGADLVIDYTITPDFSDAVKEFTSKKGVDLILDHVGAKYLAPNMNSLGYKGKLVVIGVISGIKAELNLALMMVKRQQIIGSVLRSRPVSEKGEIIAEFIKRALPSFADRSIVPIIEKVFPIDEVAAAHRMMEEDKHFGKIVLKIADL, from the coding sequence ATGCGCGCAGTGGTGATGGATGGTTTTGGCGGCGTCGAAGTGATGCGGGTCGATGAAGTGCCCAAACCGACGCCGAAGGAGAATGAAGTTCTGATCAAGGTCGCGGCGACGTCGATCAACCGCCCCGACCTGGTGCAGCGGGAAGGGAAGTATCCGGCCCCCCCCGGCGATTCGGAAATCCTCGGTCTGGAGGTTTCCGGCATCATCGAGTCGGTCGGCTCGGCGGTGAGCGAGTGGAAGCCGGGCGACCGGGTGCTGGCTCTGGTTGGCGGCGGCGGTTACGCCGAATACGCGGTGGCCTACGCCAATCACGTCATGCCGATGCCGTCGTCGATGAGCTTCGAGGAAGCGGCCTGCGTTTGCGAATCGTACATCACCGCCTTTCTCAACGTCTTCATGATCGGCGAGCTGAAAAACGGCCAGACTGCCATCCTTCACGGCGGCGGCGGTGGGGTCAACACGGCGGCCCTGCAACTGGCCAACGCCCTGACCCCGCAGGTGAAGAAGATCGTCACCGCCCATCCGAGCAAACTGGAGCGGGTCAAGCAACTCGGCGCCGATCTCGTTATCGATTACACCATCACCCCGGACTTCTCCGACGCGGTCAAGGAGTTCACCAGCAAGAAGGGGGTCGATCTGATTCTCGATCACGTCGGCGCCAAGTATCTGGCCCCGAACATGAATTCCCTTGGCTACAAGGGGAAGCTGGTGGTCATCGGCGTCATCTCCGGGATCAAGGCCGAGCTCAACCTCGCCCTGATGATGGTCAAGCGTCAGCAGATCATCGGCTCGGTGCTGCGCAGTCGGCCGGTTTCGGAAAAAGGGGAGATCATCGCCGAGTTCATCAAGCGCGCCCTGCCCAGCTTCGCCGACCGGTCGATCGTGCCGATCATCGAGAAGGTCTTCCCCATCGACGAGGTGGCCGCGGCCCATCGCATGATGGAAGAAGACAAGCATTTCGGCAAAATTGTCCTGAAGATCGCCGACCTGTAA
- a CDS encoding aldehyde ferredoxin oxidoreductase family protein, giving the protein MGKGWIGKVLRVNLTAGTCAVEKLNEAWAREYLGGRGLASKYLCEEVDPGVDPLGPENKLIFAAGPLTGTYGAANGRYMAVTKSPLSGTIASSNSGGYFPSELRYAGYDLIIFEGKSPRPVYLQIHNQNVKLADASQLWGESTDRTEDLIREKFHGDAKVACIGPAGERGVLFANIMNDKHRAAGRSGVGAVMGSKNLKAVAVRGNGGVEVADPQGYRAAALDSYGLLRNNPVSGQGLPALGTAVLVNIINQSGALPTNNFQFDTFAGAEAISGEKLAETYLKRNKSCLGCVIGCGRVTRLSGAAYQGSGEGPEYESIWALGAACGVADLAAVTKANYLCNEYGMDTITAGATVACAMELFEKGLLSEAEVGMPLPFGDGAAMVKLIELTAKNEGFGQKLALGSYRLAELYGAPELSMSVKKLEFPAYDGRGLQGMALQYATSNRGACHVRGYLVSPEILGLPEKLDPQAVEGKASWTRIFQDFTAVVDSVGVCLFTTFAIGAPQVTRLLNAATGLTLDEEALLVVGDRIWNLERQFNLKAGVDPSQDTLPKRLLEEPIPDGPLQGATARLGEMLPEYYRLRGWSAEGVPTEAKLQSLGLS; this is encoded by the coding sequence ATGGGCAAGGGATGGATCGGCAAGGTGTTGCGCGTCAATCTGACGGCCGGGACGTGCGCCGTGGAAAAACTCAATGAAGCCTGGGCGCGGGAATATCTCGGCGGGCGCGGGCTGGCCTCGAAATATCTGTGCGAGGAAGTCGACCCCGGGGTCGATCCCCTGGGGCCGGAGAATAAGCTGATTTTCGCCGCCGGTCCCTTGACCGGCACCTACGGCGCCGCCAACGGCCGCTATATGGCGGTGACCAAGTCGCCCCTGTCCGGGACCATCGCCAGCTCCAATTCGGGGGGCTACTTTCCGAGTGAGCTGCGCTACGCCGGTTACGACCTGATTATTTTCGAAGGCAAATCGCCACGTCCGGTCTATCTGCAGATCCACAACCAGAACGTGAAACTGGCGGACGCTTCGCAGCTTTGGGGGGAGTCGACGGATCGTACCGAGGATCTCATCCGCGAGAAGTTCCACGGCGACGCCAAGGTCGCCTGCATCGGCCCGGCCGGGGAGCGCGGGGTGCTCTTCGCCAACATCATGAACGACAAGCATCGCGCCGCCGGGCGCAGCGGGGTCGGGGCGGTGATGGGGAGCAAGAACCTCAAGGCGGTGGCGGTGCGCGGCAACGGCGGGGTCGAAGTGGCCGATCCCCAGGGTTACCGGGCGGCGGCCCTCGACAGCTACGGGCTGCTGCGCAACAATCCCGTTTCGGGGCAGGGCTTGCCCGCCCTCGGTACGGCGGTGCTGGTCAACATCATCAACCAGAGCGGAGCCCTGCCGACCAACAACTTCCAGTTCGATACCTTCGCCGGGGCCGAGGCGATTTCCGGCGAAAAGCTGGCGGAAACCTACCTCAAGCGCAACAAGAGCTGCCTCGGCTGCGTCATCGGCTGCGGCCGGGTGACACGCCTCTCCGGCGCCGCCTATCAGGGGAGCGGCGAGGGGCCGGAGTACGAAAGCATCTGGGCGCTGGGCGCGGCCTGCGGCGTCGCCGACCTGGCGGCGGTGACCAAGGCCAACTACCTGTGCAACGAGTACGGCATGGATACCATCACCGCCGGGGCGACGGTGGCCTGCGCCATGGAGCTTTTCGAAAAAGGGTTGCTGAGCGAGGCCGAGGTGGGGATGCCGCTCCCCTTCGGTGACGGCGCGGCCATGGTCAAGCTGATCGAGTTGACCGCCAAGAACGAGGGCTTCGGGCAAAAACTCGCCCTCGGTTCCTACCGCCTGGCGGAGCTTTACGGCGCGCCGGAGCTGTCGATGAGCGTCAAGAAGCTGGAATTTCCCGCCTACGACGGTCGGGGGCTGCAGGGAATGGCGTTGCAGTACGCCACCAGCAACCGGGGCGCCTGCCATGTGCGTGGCTATCTGGTCTCGCCGGAAATTCTCGGCCTGCCGGAGAAGCTCGATCCCCAGGCGGTCGAGGGCAAGGCGAGCTGGACCCGAATCTTCCAGGATTTCACCGCCGTGGTCGACTCGGTCGGCGTCTGTCTTTTCACCACCTTCGCCATCGGCGCCCCGCAGGTGACGCGCCTGCTCAACGCCGCCACCGGCCTGACCCTCGACGAAGAAGCGCTGTTGGTCGTCGGCGACCGCATCTGGAACCTGGAGCGGCAGTTCAACCTCAAGGCCGGGGTCGATCCGAGCCAGGACACCCTGCCGAAGCGCCTGCTCGAAGAACCGATCCCCGATGGCCCGCTGCAGGGGGCGACAGCGCGGCTCGGTGAGATGCTCCCCGAGTACTACCGCTTGCGAGGCTGGAGCGCCGAGGGTGTTCCTACCGAGGCGAAACTCCAGTCGCTGGGATTAAGCTGA
- a CDS encoding type II toxin-antitoxin system RelE/ParE family toxin has translation MIIGFRHKGLRQFYETGNKSGIQGQHANRLRLILARLDSSREPRDMDLPGLRLHPMSGDLVGFWSVSVSGNWRVIFCFDGQDVCNVDYLDYH, from the coding sequence ATGATCATTGGTTTCCGCCACAAGGGCCTGCGCCAATTTTATGAAACCGGGAACAAATCGGGCATTCAAGGACAACATGCCAATCGTCTGCGGCTGATCCTGGCCCGGCTTGATTCTTCGCGGGAACCCCGCGACATGGACCTGCCCGGACTACGGTTACATCCCATGAGCGGTGACCTTGTCGGATTCTGGTCGGTGAGCGTCAGCGGGAACTGGCGGGTCATCTTTTGCTTTGACGGCCAAGACGTCTGTAACGTTGACTACCTTGATTACCATTGA
- a CDS encoding winged helix-turn-helix domain-containing protein, whose product MRILIIEDDAETAAYLVKGLSESGHRAERVGDGKDGLFRALEEDFDALVVDRMLPGLDGLALIRSLRAAGRKTPALFLSALGEVDDRVEGLRAGGDDYLVKPFAFSELLARLEALIRRGEGEQAPRTLLKVADLEMDLLTRTVRRAGRNIELQPREFRLLEYLLRHSGQVVTRTMLLESVWDYHFDPQTNVIDVHISRLRSKIDKDFEGPLLHTVRGAGYVLRAEA is encoded by the coding sequence ATGCGTATTCTGATTATCGAAGACGACGCCGAGACGGCGGCTTATCTGGTCAAGGGCCTCAGCGAGAGCGGCCATCGCGCCGAGCGCGTCGGCGACGGAAAGGACGGGCTCTTTCGGGCGCTGGAAGAGGATTTCGACGCCCTGGTGGTCGACCGCATGCTGCCGGGGCTCGACGGCCTGGCCCTGATCCGTTCCCTGCGGGCGGCGGGCAGGAAGACCCCGGCGCTCTTTCTTAGCGCCCTCGGCGAGGTCGACGACCGGGTCGAAGGGTTGCGCGCCGGCGGCGACGACTATCTGGTCAAGCCCTTCGCCTTTTCCGAACTGCTCGCCCGCCTCGAAGCTCTGATCCGCCGGGGGGAGGGGGAGCAGGCCCCGCGCACGCTGCTCAAGGTCGCCGACCTGGAGATGGATCTGCTGACCCGCACGGTGCGCCGCGCCGGGCGCAACATCGAACTGCAACCCCGGGAGTTTCGCCTGCTCGAATACCTGCTGCGGCACAGTGGCCAGGTGGTGACCCGCACCATGCTGCTGGAGAGTGTCTGGGATTATCATTTCGATCCGCAGACCAACGTCATCGACGTGCACATCAGCCGGTTGCGGAGCAAGATCGACAAAGATTTCGAAGGACCGCTGCTGCACACCGTGCGCGGCGCGGGATACGTGCTCCGTGCCGAAGCCTAG
- a CDS encoding 4Fe-4S dicluster domain-containing protein: MQKLIRIEPSKCVGCKSCELACSFKHRGMFAPSQSRIVNEVFLDEAKFITVTCMQCDEPWCLKACPKGAIAKDAVSGVVSVDEMKCVGCRTCVSACPFGMITYQESSRKADKCNLCAGDFPECVTFCPTRCLTFSEEDKPLREKVLRFVNTMKDGQGEV; encoded by the coding sequence ATGCAGAAGCTGATCCGTATCGAGCCGTCCAAATGCGTCGGCTGCAAGAGCTGCGAGCTGGCCTGTTCGTTCAAGCACCGGGGGATGTTCGCGCCGAGCCAATCCCGCATCGTCAACGAGGTCTTTCTCGATGAGGCCAAGTTCATCACCGTCACCTGTATGCAATGCGACGAGCCCTGGTGCCTGAAGGCCTGTCCCAAGGGGGCGATTGCCAAGGACGCGGTTTCCGGGGTGGTGAGCGTCGACGAAATGAAATGCGTCGGCTGCCGCACCTGCGTCAGCGCCTGCCCCTTCGGCATGATTACTTATCAGGAAAGCAGCCGCAAAGCCGACAAGTGCAACCTGTGCGCCGGCGATTTTCCCGAGTGCGTGACCTTCTGCCCGACCCGCTGCCTGACCTTCTCGGAAGAGGACAAGCCGCTGCGGGAGAAAGTTTTGCGTTTCGTCAACACCATGAAAGACGGCCAGGGGGAGGTGTAA
- a CDS encoding MoaD/ThiS family protein yields the protein MVQVSFYSLLRLLLKRETLVLPWTPGLDVRQLLTRVQAEIPTPFLDKLLNADGTLIPGTIILVDRHNIHHLDGLQTLIPDGATVALFPPGAGG from the coding sequence GTGGTTCAGGTCAGCTTCTACAGCCTGCTGCGGCTGCTGCTCAAGCGCGAAACCCTGGTGCTCCCCTGGACGCCGGGACTCGACGTGCGGCAACTGCTGACCCGGGTCCAGGCCGAAATTCCCACTCCCTTTCTCGATAAGCTGCTCAACGCCGACGGCACGCTCATCCCTGGCACCATCATTCTGGTCGATCGCCACAACATCCACCATCTCGACGGCTTGCAAACGCTGATCCCCGACGGCGCGACCGTCGCCCTCTTTCCGCCGGGGGCGGGGGGATGA
- a CDS encoding type II toxin-antitoxin system Phd/YefM family antitoxin produces MPITSKDIVPLKEMRARLTELAEDACAGREKIITRNGKAYVALIDARRLDYYHRLERENIHLGLLDEAARGWDDVEAGNLLTVAELKSRYGRDR; encoded by the coding sequence ATGCCTATTACCAGCAAGGATATCGTGCCGCTCAAGGAAATGCGGGCACGGCTGACCGAACTGGCCGAAGACGCCTGTGCCGGTCGCGAGAAAATCATCACCCGCAATGGCAAGGCCTATGTGGCCCTGATCGATGCCCGGCGCCTCGATTACTATCATCGGCTGGAACGGGAGAATATTCACCTGGGGTTGCTGGATGAGGCGGCGCGGGGGTGGGACGATGTGGAGGCGGGCAATCTGCTGACGGTGGCCGAGCTCAAGAGCCGGTACGGACGGGACCGGTGA
- a CDS encoding REP-associated tyrosine transposase: MTNYRRAKIPGGTYFFTVNCAKRQGNSLLTENIELLRHVIRRIKIAHPFTIDAMVVLPDHLHCMWTLPEGDADYKTRWSLIKAGFSRQIPAAEPVSASRMKRGERGIWQRRYWEHLIRDEEDYRRHVDYIHWNPVKHGWVERVVDWPYSSFHKYVRQGVMGRRPGWYFWWGTGLMRFAALTASYGGT, encoded by the coding sequence ATGACCAACTACCGAAGAGCCAAAATTCCCGGCGGCACCTACTTTTTCACGGTCAACTGCGCCAAACGCCAAGGGAACTCTCTTCTGACGGAAAATATCGAGCTGCTTCGACACGTCATCCGCCGGATCAAAATCGCGCATCCCTTCACCATCGACGCTATGGTGGTCCTGCCCGATCATCTGCATTGCATGTGGACCCTGCCCGAAGGCGATGCCGACTATAAAACCCGCTGGTCCCTCATCAAAGCCGGGTTCTCACGACAAATCCCGGCGGCGGAACCTGTATCGGCAAGCCGCATGAAACGGGGTGAGCGCGGCATTTGGCAACGCCGCTACTGGGAACACCTCATCCGCGATGAGGAGGACTATCGGCGTCACGTCGATTACATCCATTGGAATCCGGTGAAACATGGCTGGGTTGAGCGGGTGGTGGATTGGCCTTATTCCAGTTTTCACAAATATGTCCGCCAGGGGGTAATGGGTCGGCGACCCGGATGGTATTTTTGGTGGGGAACCGGATTGATGCGGTTCGCTGCGCTCACCGCATCCTACGGAGGGACATAA
- a CDS encoding HesA/MoeB/ThiF family protein produces MSGNPSQRYARQLPVWGEQRQRRLARSTVLVGGVGGLGATVAQLLARAGVGRLYLVDDGRVDWPDLNRQTLYGEGDIGRAKLSVAAERLAAINSTVEVIPLTGRIDEAFALPAGIEVVADCLDNWPSRFALHRAAPVGVWFVHGAVQGEQGQVLTLKVGASQPLARIFAGLAQPPGSLPVTPDGAAIIAGLMTNEIFAVLGDAPKLLDRILVVGLGDLHSAFLEV; encoded by the coding sequence ATGAGCGGCAACCCTTCGCAGCGCTACGCCCGGCAGTTGCCGGTATGGGGGGAGCAGCGTCAGCGGCGCCTCGCCCGCAGCACGGTGCTGGTCGGCGGCGTCGGCGGACTCGGCGCCACCGTCGCCCAACTGCTCGCCCGCGCCGGGGTCGGCCGCCTCTATCTGGTCGACGACGGCAGGGTCGACTGGCCCGATCTCAACCGGCAGACCCTGTACGGCGAGGGGGACATCGGCCGGGCGAAGCTCTCCGTGGCCGCTGAACGGCTGGCGGCGATCAACTCGACGGTGGAAGTCATCCCCCTGACCGGGCGCATCGACGAGGCGTTTGCCCTTCCGGCCGGTATCGAGGTCGTGGCCGATTGCCTCGACAACTGGCCGAGCCGCTTCGCCCTGCATCGGGCCGCGCCGGTCGGCGTCTGGTTCGTTCACGGTGCCGTGCAGGGGGAGCAGGGGCAGGTACTCACCCTCAAGGTCGGCGCCTCCCAGCCGCTGGCGCGGATTTTCGCCGGGCTGGCGCAGCCGCCGGGCTCGTTGCCGGTGACCCCGGATGGCGCGGCGATTATCGCCGGCCTGATGACCAACGAAATTTTCGCCGTTCTCGGCGATGCGCCGAAGCTTCTCGACCGCATCCTGGTGGTGGGGCTGGGGGATTTGCACTCGGCGTTTCTGGAGGTATGA
- a CDS encoding helix-turn-helix domain-containing protein produces MRATTIPAHEVFPELATNRAGAALRGLRYREDLTQAQLSARTGIPQRHISEMENGKRGIGKDNARKLAAVLNADYRLFL; encoded by the coding sequence ATGAGAGCGACCACCATCCCGGCCCACGAGGTTTTCCCCGAACTGGCGACAAATCGCGCCGGAGCGGCGTTGCGCGGCCTGCGCTACCGCGAGGATCTGACCCAGGCCCAACTGTCCGCGCGCACCGGCATCCCGCAACGGCACATCAGCGAAATGGAAAACGGCAAACGCGGCATCGGCAAGGACAACGCCCGCAAGCTGGCGGCGGTGCTGAATGCCGACTACCGGCTGTTTTTGTAG